Genomic segment of Drosophila ananassae strain 14024-0371.13 chromosome 2L, ASM1763931v2, whole genome shotgun sequence:
tatttttcattattaaaGTAATCTTTAgtctttttaattatattatccTGTTGATCCCTTAACTTTGAACGAAAACTGTACTTTAACCTAAACTCATTCATTAACCAACACACGTTTTATAATCTCATCTAATTAGACAAAAATACGTTGTATCACAGAGCTCTTTAAAGATTCTTGTTCGATTTCAATAGTTTCCTAAACTTTTTTTGTCAAAGCTGATACATATGCGATGATTAAGTAATAGACTCACCTCAGGCATGCGACGGACAAATTCCTCTTCGCTGAGTAATGTAAGAGCGGCGCCGTTTTCGCAGAATTGCAATTCCAAGTCGGTCACCGGCGGTAGGCCGAACTGAGCCAGGGTGGATCGAAGCCATGCATGAACCTGGACGGGAGACCAGCCATTTGGATCTGaaaacaaaattgaatttatagCCAACAGAAGCTAGGCGATCTTGATCCGAACTCACCCTGCGATATTTGCAGCTCCGCGCAAATGGCATCGGCCTCCCGCTTGGCATGCTCCAGGGCCAGTGAGATCACAGGCTCAAAGTCACCGCGCACCTCAGCCAAGCCGCCAATGAAGGATTCCAGAGCCAGTGGCTTCAGATTGTGCCGCTTCTGGAAGCTCGTGTCCTCCAGGCACTCGCGGAGCAATTGGTGATCGGGCTTAGTATCAGTGGGTGGGCTCTGAATATTCTGATGCTGGAGCAGCGAGTTCAAGTCAATCAGACTCTCGATGTCCGCATCCAGGGGCTCAGTTTTTATGTTCTCTCCGCAGGAGGAGCGTGGCGAGGGGGTCTCACAGTTGGACTCTGGCGGTGAAGGCGGCAAGATGTGCAGCTCCTGCTTAATTTCCAGAGAGGGGGAGGGGCTGCTCAGGCTGTTAAGACTGTCGTAGCTGCCCCCGAATTTGCCAAAACCGTAGGCGGCGAACTCCGACTGCAGGGGACTGGACTGTGGGGAGGGGTAGGCGCTGTGCGGGTAGGCGGGCGGAGGTGGTATGAGCTGGTGGGAGGATGTCCTGTACGAAGGAGCCTGCTGTTGAtgctgtggctgctgctgtgggCCGTCCCATGCACACTCGACCTTGATCTGGGGAGCGTTGTACTGAAAGACAGTGGTAGGAATGGGGGCAGGAGCGGGATCCTGCGGCAACAGCGATAGGTCAAAGTGATCGGCATAAGATGCGAACTGATCCGGAGGCGTCTGGGCCTGGAACTGAAGTGGCTTCAGCTGTGGGCTGTGCGGCATCTGCAATGTACAATAAGGTATCCAAGAATTTTGTACAAGAATCAGGGTTAAAGTAGAAAATGGGGCTGCTAATTGAAAATCAAAACACCAAAGGCAGGCGCCATCTTGCCGGGGCCTCACTAATTATCAggccagaaacaaaaaacgatCCGATCTTAGCTGCCAAATTGCGGCCACCTGTCTTAATTATCACGCCCATGAAagttaattgtttttatttcgctGCTTCTCTGGTTT
This window contains:
- the LOC6499099 gene encoding DNA-binding protein D-ETS-4 isoform X2, whose product is MPHSPQLKPLQFQAQTPPDQFASYADHFDLSLLPQDPAPAPIPTTVFQYNAPQIKVECAWDGPQQQPQHQQQAPSYRTSSHQLIPPPPAYPHSAYPSPQSSPLQSEFAAYGFGKFGGSYDSLNSLSSPSPSLEIKQELHILPPSPPESNCETPSPRSSCGENIKTEPLDADIESLIDLNSLLQHQNIQSPPTDTKPDHQLLRECLEDTSFQKRHNLKPLALESFIGGLAEVRGDFEPVISLALEHAKREADAICAELQISQDPNGWSPVQVHAWLRSTLAQFGLPPVTDLELQFCENGAALTLLSEEEFVRRMPESGSTLHAQLEIWKMAYADQPAQQPHQQNQQSHQSAPADLWPANFGIPNLDMDYNEDSEDDDEMEPEVVVTPINSSATATNTTTPTTGTKRSNGTRTGGGGSHIHLWQFLKELLAAPQVNGTAIRWIDRSKGIFKIEDSVRVAKLWGRRKNRPAMNYDKLSRSIRQYYKKGIMKKTERSQRLVYQFCHPYSQ
- the LOC6499099 gene encoding DNA-binding protein D-ETS-4 isoform X1 — encoded protein: MEYEKMLYMPSSEMPHSPQLKPLQFQAQTPPDQFASYADHFDLSLLPQDPAPAPIPTTVFQYNAPQIKVECAWDGPQQQPQHQQQAPSYRTSSHQLIPPPPAYPHSAYPSPQSSPLQSEFAAYGFGKFGGSYDSLNSLSSPSPSLEIKQELHILPPSPPESNCETPSPRSSCGENIKTEPLDADIESLIDLNSLLQHQNIQSPPTDTKPDHQLLRECLEDTSFQKRHNLKPLALESFIGGLAEVRGDFEPVISLALEHAKREADAICAELQISQDPNGWSPVQVHAWLRSTLAQFGLPPVTDLELQFCENGAALTLLSEEEFVRRMPESGSTLHAQLEIWKMAYADQPAQQPHQQNQQSHQSAPADLWPANFGIPNLDMDYNEDSEDDDEMEPEVVVTPINSSATATNTTTPTTGTKRSNGTRTGGGGSHIHLWQFLKELLAAPQVNGTAIRWIDRSKGIFKIEDSVRVAKLWGRRKNRPAMNYDKLSRSIRQYYKKGIMKKTERSQRLVYQFCHPYSQ